In one Pseudoclavibacter sp. Marseille-Q3772 genomic region, the following are encoded:
- the dusB gene encoding tRNA dihydrouridine synthase DusB: MVTQSHPDTQLRIGNIVVDSPVVLAPMAGVTNEAFRRLCREYGAGLYVTEMVTTRALVERHENTMRLIHHHPSEEIRSIQLYGVDPDITAEAVAMLVEEDRADHIDLNFGCPVPKVTRRGGGSALPWKQDLFEAICTRAVRAAGSVPLTIKIRKGINEDHMTYLDAAKCAEQAGVAAITLHARTLEQQYSGTADWDAIATLKQTITSIPILGNGDVFEGEDGPRMLRETGCDGVVVGRGVLGRPWLFGDLQAAFAGSDRRLRPGLREVGAAMVRHAELLVEFFGDEGHGCRDFRKHVAWYFKGYPVGGELRRTFALIESLAELRALVATLDDSPWPGTGAEGPRGRAGSPRRAALPDGWLDSRTMNGQERSGMAAAELDTSGG; this comes from the coding sequence CTGGTCACGCAATCCCATCCAGATACCCAGCTGCGAATCGGCAATATCGTTGTCGATTCGCCAGTTGTGCTTGCGCCAATGGCGGGGGTTACCAATGAGGCGTTTCGTCGACTGTGTCGTGAGTACGGTGCAGGGTTGTACGTAACAGAGATGGTGACCACGCGCGCACTCGTTGAACGCCACGAAAACACGATGCGGCTCATCCACCACCACCCCTCTGAGGAAATCCGCTCGATTCAGCTGTACGGAGTTGACCCAGATATCACGGCCGAAGCTGTAGCGATGTTGGTGGAGGAAGACCGAGCAGACCACATCGACCTGAACTTCGGTTGCCCGGTGCCGAAAGTTACTCGGCGTGGGGGAGGGTCGGCGCTACCGTGGAAGCAGGATTTGTTTGAGGCGATCTGCACGAGGGCCGTTCGCGCCGCGGGCTCGGTACCGCTGACGATCAAGATCCGTAAGGGCATCAACGAAGATCACATGACCTATTTGGATGCTGCCAAGTGCGCCGAACAGGCAGGGGTCGCTGCGATCACACTGCATGCCCGGACCCTCGAACAGCAGTACTCTGGCACTGCTGATTGGGACGCGATCGCGACGCTAAAACAGACCATCACCTCGATACCAATCCTCGGCAACGGGGATGTGTTTGAAGGCGAGGACGGACCACGGATGCTTCGGGAGACTGGCTGCGATGGTGTGGTGGTCGGGCGCGGTGTGCTCGGCCGGCCGTGGTTGTTCGGCGATCTACAGGCGGCATTTGCCGGTAGCGATAGGCGCCTGCGCCCGGGGCTTCGTGAGGTCGGTGCTGCGATGGTGCGTCACGCCGAGCTCCTCGTCGAGTTCTTCGGGGATGAGGGGCACGGCTGCCGGGATTTCCGAAAGCATGTTGCCTGGTATTTCAAGGGGTATCCGGTTGGCGGTGAGCTGCGCCGAACATTCGCGCTGATCGAATCGTTGGCCGAACTGCGCGCGCTCGTAGCCACGCTCGACGACTCGCCCTGGCCGGGTACCGGCGCCGAAGGGCCACGGGGTCGAGCCGGCAGTCCGCGCCGGGCAGCGCTTCCCGACGGTTGGCTCGATTCACGGACGATGAACGGTCAGGAACGATCAGGCATGGCTGCCGCCGAGCTGGATACATCGGGAGGTTAG
- a CDS encoding ATP-binding cassette domain-containing protein → MAPVISALDCSISYGPRIGNADARVLSGVTLNVDAGGILGVVGATGSGKSSFGQVLSGRGLLRGAPRDMPWVSGGELQIAGIDLHDASKADLQRLPLVVGYLAPDSGERLRNDLTVGENIVDPILSRDPEFDRNVLGKAAATLLDAVDLGIGLLNKFPFECSRGQRQRIAFAQALIVEPEVLIVDEPAQGVDVLARPALFDLLERLNQTRQMTIVVISNDLASVERLTSRVLVLSDGYVLAHGDLDEILKSSTDPFLQRLAQARASVTAPLAGVEDRDQQEAAQRVVDGLFGDISDEEAERIEAEAQRRRLLESRPEFARFEQSVQTDADERSGDEGK, encoded by the coding sequence ATGGCACCCGTGATTTCGGCACTTGACTGTTCGATCTCGTACGGCCCGCGTATCGGTAATGCGGATGCGCGGGTCCTGTCTGGAGTGACGCTCAACGTCGATGCCGGCGGGATCCTCGGGGTTGTTGGTGCTACCGGAAGCGGTAAGTCATCGTTCGGGCAGGTGCTTTCCGGGCGTGGGCTGCTGCGCGGCGCGCCACGGGATATGCCGTGGGTATCGGGCGGGGAGCTACAGATTGCGGGCATCGATTTGCATGACGCATCGAAGGCCGATCTGCAGCGGCTGCCGCTAGTCGTTGGGTACTTGGCTCCTGATTCGGGGGAGCGGCTTCGCAATGACCTCACCGTGGGTGAGAACATCGTCGATCCGATTCTGAGTCGCGATCCGGAATTTGACCGGAATGTGCTTGGTAAAGCGGCAGCGACCCTTCTGGACGCGGTCGATTTGGGTATCGGGCTGCTCAACAAATTTCCGTTTGAGTGTTCTCGCGGTCAGCGCCAGCGAATTGCATTCGCGCAGGCGTTGATTGTGGAGCCTGAAGTGTTGATCGTCGATGAACCTGCCCAGGGTGTCGATGTTCTGGCGCGACCGGCGCTATTTGATCTGCTTGAGCGGCTCAACCAAACCCGCCAGATGACGATTGTGGTGATTAGCAACGACCTGGCGTCGGTTGAACGGCTAACCTCGCGGGTGCTCGTACTCAGTGACGGTTACGTGTTGGCGCATGGCGATCTCGACGAGATTCTGAAGTCGTCCACAGATCCGTTCTTGCAGCGGTTGGCGCAGGCGCGGGCATCAGTAACAGCACCGTTAGCGGGAGTAGAAGACCGAGACCAGCAGGAGGCGGCGCAGCGCGTTGTTGACGGCTTGTTCGGAGATATTAGCGACGAAGAGGCTGAGCGAATCGAGGCCGAGGCGCAGCGTCGGCGTCTGCTTGAGAGTCGGCCGGAGTTCGCGAGATTTGAACAGTCGGTGCAAACGGATGCGGATGAGAGGAGTGGTGATGAAGGCAAGTAA
- a CDS encoding glycine--tRNA ligase, protein MAQSKLDQVINLAKRRGFVYQSGEIYGGSRSAWDYGPLGVELKENIKQQWWQTFVRGRADMVGLDSSVILPTDVWKASGHVETFTDPLVESLHTHKRYRADHLIEAYVAKHGKEPENGLADIRDPETGQPGNWTEPKMFSGLMKTYLGPVDDKEGLHYLRPETAQGIFVNFNNVVTTARKKPPFGIGQVGKAFRNEITPGNFIFRTREFEQMEIEYFVKPETAQEHFEAWVEACWNWFVDLGINPDNMRRFDVPEEERAHYSAATIDFEYKFGFQGNEWGELMGVANRTDFDLGSHADASGTKLSYFDQANDERYTPYVIEPSFGLTRSLMAFLVDSFTEDEAPNAKGGVDTRTVLKLDPRLAPVKAAVLPLSRNEKLSPLARQVADAVRGGGRWNIDFDDAGAIGRRYRRQDEIGTPLCITVDFDSLDDNAVTVRDRDTMAQERVSIDRLPSYVFDKLGGC, encoded by the coding sequence ATGGCACAGTCGAAGCTCGATCAGGTCATCAATCTCGCAAAACGACGCGGATTTGTGTACCAATCCGGTGAAATCTACGGCGGTTCGCGATCGGCTTGGGACTACGGTCCACTGGGCGTCGAGCTTAAAGAGAACATCAAACAGCAGTGGTGGCAGACCTTCGTACGCGGCCGCGCCGATATGGTCGGTCTCGACTCATCGGTCATCCTGCCCACCGATGTTTGGAAGGCATCCGGTCACGTCGAGACGTTCACTGACCCGCTCGTTGAATCGCTCCACACGCACAAGCGCTACCGTGCCGATCACCTCATCGAGGCTTACGTGGCCAAGCACGGCAAAGAACCTGAGAACGGCCTGGCGGACATTCGCGACCCGGAGACCGGCCAGCCCGGTAACTGGACCGAACCCAAGATGTTCTCCGGGCTGATGAAGACCTATCTCGGTCCGGTCGATGACAAGGAGGGCTTGCACTATCTGCGGCCCGAGACCGCCCAGGGCATCTTCGTCAATTTCAACAATGTGGTTACTACCGCTCGGAAGAAACCACCGTTCGGTATTGGCCAGGTGGGTAAAGCGTTCCGTAACGAGATTACGCCCGGTAACTTCATCTTCCGCACCCGCGAGTTCGAGCAGATGGAGATCGAGTACTTCGTTAAGCCGGAAACCGCGCAGGAACACTTTGAGGCCTGGGTCGAGGCATGCTGGAACTGGTTCGTTGACCTCGGCATCAACCCGGACAACATGCGTCGCTTCGATGTGCCCGAGGAAGAGCGGGCACACTACTCGGCAGCGACGATTGACTTCGAGTACAAGTTCGGATTCCAGGGCAATGAGTGGGGAGAGCTCATGGGCGTGGCGAACCGAACCGACTTTGACCTCGGATCGCACGCCGACGCATCCGGAACCAAACTGAGCTACTTTGACCAGGCAAACGACGAACGCTACACGCCGTACGTAATCGAACCGAGCTTCGGTCTCACCCGATCGCTCATGGCCTTCCTGGTCGATTCATTCACCGAAGACGAAGCTCCGAACGCCAAGGGCGGTGTTGACACTCGCACCGTGCTGAAACTCGACCCACGCCTGGCACCGGTGAAGGCAGCCGTTCTGCCGCTCTCACGTAACGAGAAACTTTCGCCACTTGCTCGACAGGTTGCCGATGCCGTTCGCGGCGGCGGTCGCTGGAATATTGATTTCGATGACGCTGGTGCGATCGGTCGTCGCTACCGTCGCCAGGATGAGATCGGTACGCCACTGTGCATCACGGTGGACTTTGACTCGCTCGATGACAACGCCGTGACCGTGCGTGACCGCGACACAATGGCACAAGAGCGCGTGTCCATTGACCGCTTGCCCTCGTACGTATTCGACAAGCTCGGCGGTTGCTAG
- the dnaG gene encoding DNA primase, whose translation MARIQRADIDQVRERTNIEEVIGEYVTLKSAGVGSKKGLCPFHDERTPSFHVRPQLGFYHCFGCGESGDVYTFLQKMDHITFVEAVERLAARIGYTLSYEEGSGPSTAEPSNRLRLLQANAAAAEFFAAQLATPEAQIGRDFLGARAFNQQAAEHFGIGFAPQSWDALTKHLRGRGFTIDELQEAGLVSTNDRGRHYDRFRGRLVWPIRDTSGQTLGFGARKLHEDDKGPKYLNTPETPVYQKSKVLYGLDLAKRDIARGHEVVVVEGYTDVMAAHLSGITTAVATCGTAFGVDHIKILRRIMDDESNQGRVIFNFDPDEAGRKAAMRAFAEENRFVAQTFVAVAPEGLDPCDLRLQHGAAAVQSLVADPMPMYEFVIREQLKRHDLRNAEGRVAALREAAPVISGIRDRALRPEYTRQLAGWLGMDLEQVRAQVRRMERNQQHPGGDYQGEMTASAPMVRLRDLPNDPTTRHERDVIAAVLQYPHMLSEAQLDGVLSYRFSDPSLDTIRNAIITSRPALGTPQWLPQVQEDLPQAFMPLAMDLSMVALPTGPGPEQVAAYVRSLAASLIERDLLRRKAELLSELQRTDIETDPMRHRELSEELVAVEQRKREIRLSAQ comes from the coding sequence ATGGCACGGATTCAACGAGCGGACATCGACCAGGTTCGCGAACGCACCAATATCGAAGAGGTAATTGGTGAATACGTCACGCTCAAATCCGCAGGTGTCGGATCGAAAAAAGGGTTGTGTCCCTTTCATGATGAGCGCACCCCATCGTTTCACGTGCGTCCGCAGCTTGGTTTTTATCACTGTTTTGGATGCGGTGAGTCCGGTGATGTGTACACGTTCCTGCAGAAAATGGACCACATCACCTTCGTGGAGGCCGTTGAACGTCTCGCGGCCAGGATCGGCTACACACTCAGCTATGAGGAAGGCAGCGGGCCATCCACTGCCGAGCCGTCGAATCGTCTCCGGTTGTTACAAGCCAATGCGGCTGCAGCCGAGTTTTTCGCCGCGCAATTGGCAACACCAGAGGCGCAGATCGGTCGCGATTTCCTCGGCGCACGGGCATTCAATCAACAGGCGGCCGAGCATTTTGGCATCGGCTTCGCGCCGCAGTCATGGGATGCGTTAACGAAGCATCTGCGAGGTCGAGGGTTCACCATCGACGAGCTACAGGAGGCGGGGCTCGTTTCAACCAATGACCGTGGCCGGCACTACGACCGTTTTCGCGGTCGGCTCGTCTGGCCGATCCGTGACACCTCGGGTCAGACCCTCGGGTTCGGTGCCCGCAAATTGCATGAAGACGACAAGGGGCCGAAGTATCTGAACACGCCAGAGACGCCGGTCTATCAGAAGTCGAAGGTGCTGTACGGGCTTGATCTTGCGAAACGGGATATTGCTCGCGGCCACGAAGTTGTGGTCGTGGAGGGGTATACGGATGTGATGGCCGCGCATCTTTCGGGAATCACCACGGCGGTTGCTACCTGCGGCACAGCGTTCGGGGTAGACCACATCAAGATTCTGCGTCGCATCATGGACGACGAAAGCAACCAGGGCCGCGTGATTTTCAATTTCGACCCGGATGAGGCTGGTCGCAAAGCGGCGATGCGTGCATTCGCCGAAGAGAACAGATTCGTTGCACAGACCTTCGTCGCGGTGGCTCCCGAAGGGCTCGACCCGTGCGATCTGCGATTACAACACGGTGCTGCTGCTGTGCAATCACTCGTCGCTGACCCGATGCCCATGTATGAGTTTGTGATCAGGGAGCAGCTTAAGCGGCATGACCTGCGCAATGCGGAGGGCCGCGTTGCGGCATTGCGTGAGGCCGCTCCGGTAATCAGTGGAATCCGCGACCGGGCGCTACGGCCGGAATACACTCGACAGCTTGCCGGCTGGCTCGGGATGGATCTAGAGCAGGTGCGTGCGCAGGTGCGACGAATGGAACGCAACCAACAGCATCCCGGCGGCGACTACCAAGGTGAGATGACCGCGAGCGCTCCGATGGTGCGCCTGCGTGATTTGCCGAATGATCCAACGACCCGCCATGAGCGCGATGTCATTGCCGCGGTGTTGCAGTACCCGCATATGCTCTCGGAAGCACAGCTTGATGGTGTGCTCAGCTATCGCTTTAGTGATCCATCGCTGGATACGATCCGCAATGCGATCATTACCTCTCGTCCAGCCCTCGGTACTCCGCAATGGTTGCCGCAGGTGCAGGAGGATCTGCCGCAGGCGTTCATGCCATTGGCGATGGATCTCTCGATGGTGGCGCTGCCCACCGGGCCGGGGCCGGAACAGGTCGCGGCCTATGTGCGCTCGCTTGCCGCATCCCTCATCGAACGGGATCTGTTGCGGCGTAAAGCAGAGCTGTTGAGCGAGTTGCAGCGTACTGATATCGAAACCGATCCGATGCGTCATCGCGAGCTCAGTGAAGAACTTGTGGCGGTGGAGCAGCGCAAACGGGAAATTCGCTTGAGCGCACAATAG
- a CDS encoding deoxyguanosinetriphosphate triphosphohydrolase: MATPLQGPRTEYSEADQQRFLPEHHENRRRSEFARDRARLVHSSGLRRLALKTQVLSPTTGVDFARNRLTHSLEVAQVGREIAGSLALDPDIVDTACLAHDIGHPPFGHNGERAIDEWADDIGGFEGNAQTLRLISRLEPKVFDEQDRAYGVNLTRASLDASCKYPWTREEGRAKGTRKFGVYEDDLPVFAWLRDGAPAQRKCIEAQVMDLSDDIAYSVHDLEDAIVEGFLPLEELHSPDNREAILYNAAEWSRRSFEEAELDEAFERLSREPYWVRDYDGSARGHASLKNLTSQLIGRFAKAATEATIAEYGADTLCIRYLADVIVPRSVRAEIALLKGAVSGFVMALPTRQPVYAQQREVLTQLLDALWQSGTRHLDVMFRDAYVAAPDDRARRRAIVDQVASLTDQSALAMHAALCGDNRA, encoded by the coding sequence ATGGCGACACCGCTCCAAGGCCCGAGAACGGAATATTCAGAAGCCGACCAGCAACGCTTCCTTCCCGAACACCACGAAAACCGTCGTCGCTCCGAGTTTGCTCGCGACCGTGCACGGTTAGTGCACTCCTCAGGGCTGCGCCGCCTCGCATTGAAAACGCAGGTGCTGTCGCCCACAACCGGGGTCGATTTTGCGCGTAATCGACTTACCCATTCCCTCGAAGTGGCACAGGTCGGGCGGGAGATCGCCGGATCGTTGGCCCTCGATCCAGATATCGTCGATACGGCCTGCCTCGCGCACGATATTGGTCATCCACCATTTGGGCACAATGGCGAGCGTGCGATTGACGAGTGGGCCGATGACATCGGCGGGTTCGAAGGGAACGCCCAGACCCTGCGGTTGATATCTCGACTCGAGCCAAAGGTATTCGATGAACAGGATCGGGCGTATGGTGTGAACCTGACTCGCGCCAGTCTGGATGCATCCTGCAAGTACCCGTGGACTCGTGAGGAAGGACGCGCCAAGGGCACCAGGAAGTTTGGTGTCTACGAGGACGATCTGCCGGTATTTGCCTGGCTGCGTGATGGGGCACCGGCACAGCGAAAATGTATTGAGGCACAGGTGATGGACCTCAGCGACGATATCGCCTATTCGGTCCACGACCTCGAGGACGCAATCGTCGAGGGCTTTTTGCCGTTGGAAGAGCTCCACTCGCCGGACAATAGAGAGGCGATTCTCTACAACGCTGCCGAATGGTCACGGCGTTCGTTCGAAGAAGCGGAGCTGGATGAGGCATTTGAGCGGTTGAGTCGCGAACCGTACTGGGTGCGTGACTACGACGGATCGGCGCGCGGGCACGCATCCCTGAAGAACCTCACTTCACAGTTGATCGGTCGTTTCGCGAAGGCGGCGACCGAGGCAACGATTGCCGAGTACGGCGCCGATACGCTGTGCATCCGCTACCTCGCGGACGTTATTGTGCCTCGCAGCGTGCGTGCCGAGATCGCACTGTTGAAGGGCGCTGTATCGGGCTTTGTGATGGCACTTCCCACTCGCCAACCGGTGTATGCACAGCAGCGAGAGGTGCTGACGCAGCTTCTGGACGCGCTGTGGCAGAGCGGTACCCGTCACCTGGATGTGATGTTCCGAGACGCCTATGTGGCAGCGCCAGATGACCGTGCTCGCCGTCGCGCGATCGTGGACCAGGTGGCCTCGCTCACCGACCAATCAGCGCTGGCAATGCACGCGGCACTGTGTGGGGATAACCGCGCGTGA
- a CDS encoding isoprenyl transferase has product MDIDWTGQTPPQLPSGAIPEHVAIVMDGNGRWANQRGLPRTEGHRAGEAALLDVVAGALQLGIKHLSVYAFSTENWKRSPAEVRFLMGFNREVLHRQRDQLNEWGVRIRWSGRTPKLWKSVIDDLRAAEALTRKNRTMTLNMCVNYGGRLELVDAVRELAAAAKAGKLEPSRISERSIAQHLYQPELPDVDLFIRSSGEQRTSNFLLWQSAYAEMVFLDTLWPDFGRQELWDAVCEYVRRDRRFGGAVDAPAAAGSATIGS; this is encoded by the coding sequence ATGGACATCGACTGGACCGGGCAAACTCCGCCACAGCTTCCGAGCGGAGCGATTCCTGAGCACGTCGCAATCGTGATGGACGGTAACGGGCGATGGGCAAACCAGCGCGGACTTCCGCGCACTGAAGGGCACCGCGCGGGGGAAGCAGCGCTGCTCGACGTTGTCGCCGGAGCGCTCCAGCTCGGGATCAAACATTTATCGGTATACGCGTTCTCCACCGAGAACTGGAAGCGTTCGCCCGCGGAGGTCCGATTCCTCATGGGGTTTAACCGGGAAGTGCTGCACCGCCAACGCGACCAACTGAACGAGTGGGGTGTGCGCATCCGCTGGTCTGGGCGAACCCCAAAACTGTGGAAGTCCGTGATCGATGATCTTCGCGCAGCTGAGGCGCTCACTCGCAAGAACCGCACGATGACACTGAATATGTGTGTGAACTATGGCGGGCGTCTCGAGCTCGTCGATGCAGTGCGCGAACTGGCCGCAGCAGCAAAAGCGGGCAAGCTCGAACCCTCGCGGATCTCGGAACGCAGTATCGCCCAGCATCTCTACCAGCCGGAGCTTCCCGATGTCGACCTCTTTATTCGTTCTTCGGGGGAGCAGCGCACCAGTAATTTCTTGCTGTGGCAGAGTGCCTATGCCGAGATGGTGTTTCTTGACACGCTCTGGCCCGATTTCGGACGGCAAGAGCTATGGGATGCGGTCTGCGAGTACGTGCGCCGCGACCGTCGTTTCGGTGGCGCCGTGGACGCACCGGCCGCTGCCGGCTCGGCTACCATAGGCAGTTGA
- a CDS encoding peptidoglycan DD-metalloendopeptidase family protein — protein sequence MNDHVRVGDQIGRLGNTGASTGPHLHLEVLVNKVHVDPLAYLRKYADGKPVKIRTLPEVNWGQSDGSSHSDESDGWQPKESQATPTPEPNPATPQPSAPETTDPASPAPSTPSAEVPRESTPQTEAPEPAGEEVLVETEGTAEPSEPANDQTAPPSNDEPAPSADATSSE from the coding sequence GTGAACGATCACGTCCGAGTGGGCGATCAGATCGGGCGTCTCGGCAACACGGGTGCATCCACCGGACCACACCTACACCTGGAGGTGCTCGTCAACAAGGTGCACGTTGATCCGCTGGCGTATCTGCGCAAGTACGCTGACGGTAAGCCGGTGAAGATCCGCACGCTCCCCGAAGTTAACTGGGGACAGTCCGACGGCTCCTCGCACAGCGATGAGTCGGACGGTTGGCAACCGAAGGAATCCCAGGCAACCCCAACACCTGAACCGAATCCCGCAACACCGCAACCCTCGGCGCCCGAAACGACGGATCCGGCATCACCGGCCCCAAGTACTCCCTCTGCGGAGGTGCCCCGGGAAAGTACACCGCAGACCGAGGCTCCGGAACCAGCGGGAGAGGAGGTGCTGGTGGAAACCGAGGGAACTGCCGAACCGTCCGAACCGGCTAATGACCAGACCGCTCCACCAAGCAACGACGAGCCGGCCCCATCCGCTGACGCCACATCTAGCGAATAG
- a CDS encoding pyrimidine dimer DNA glycosylase/endonuclease V, which yields MRLWSLHPTLLDRAALVACWREALLAQKVLRGETKGYRHHPQLERFRSGKNPEALIAAFLAGLADEADARGYQFDRTRILSQPASGPALVVTTGQLDLELDHLRDKVATRAPGWAPKLNEAVPHPLFRVVSGPVASWERARRIDS from the coding sequence TTGCGACTGTGGAGCCTGCATCCGACGCTACTTGACCGCGCAGCCCTCGTAGCGTGCTGGCGTGAGGCGCTGCTTGCACAGAAAGTGCTTCGAGGAGAAACCAAGGGGTACCGACACCATCCGCAACTGGAACGGTTCCGATCTGGAAAGAATCCTGAAGCGCTGATCGCTGCATTCCTCGCAGGACTTGCTGACGAAGCGGATGCTCGCGGGTATCAGTTTGACCGCACGCGGATTCTTAGCCAGCCTGCATCAGGTCCCGCGCTTGTCGTGACCACAGGTCAACTCGATTTAGAACTCGACCATCTTCGAGACAAAGTAGCCACCCGCGCGCCCGGATGGGCACCGAAGCTCAACGAAGCGGTACCGCATCCGCTGTTCCGTGTGGTTTCGGGACCGGTTGCCTCTTGGGAGCGGGCCCGCAGGATTGACTCGTAA
- a CDS encoding D-isomer specific 2-hydroxyacid dehydrogenase family protein: MKASNGQHSEVLSQQVEPLPNHRRPVPGAISVLPEDERQSEFVDAVREAGGEVTQIGAETRGVIYTSYRDVDGLVSALADNPQISWVQLPYAGIDAFAQRLRPFAQRGVLFTSGKGAFAQPVAEHALMLTLALQRRIPFRCRATSWGESAGLSLYGNRVLIVGAGGIARELIRLLEPFGVDVTVVRRSDGDVPGADRTVRFDALDEQLPEADVVVLAAAATEETRGMISAARLKMMKSSAVLVNIGRGPLIDTSALVAALDSGQIYGAGLDVTDPEPLPDDHPLWQHERCIITPHTADTPDMVLPLIKQRVRDNVRAFMDDGRFVGIADPLRGY; this comes from the coding sequence ATGAAGGCAAGTAACGGTCAGCACAGTGAGGTGCTTTCCCAGCAAGTAGAACCCTTACCGAATCACCGGCGGCCGGTACCCGGTGCAATCTCGGTGTTGCCCGAGGACGAACGACAAAGCGAGTTTGTTGATGCTGTTCGTGAGGCCGGGGGAGAGGTTACGCAGATCGGTGCCGAAACCCGCGGTGTGATTTACACCTCGTACAGGGATGTTGACGGCTTAGTTTCGGCGTTGGCGGACAACCCGCAGATTTCGTGGGTGCAGCTTCCCTATGCCGGAATCGATGCGTTCGCGCAGCGGCTGCGTCCGTTTGCACAGCGTGGTGTGTTGTTCACCTCCGGAAAGGGAGCATTTGCACAGCCGGTCGCTGAGCACGCACTGATGTTGACGCTGGCATTGCAGCGGCGTATTCCGTTTCGGTGTCGGGCAACGAGCTGGGGAGAATCCGCCGGACTATCGCTCTACGGTAATCGCGTGCTGATCGTTGGGGCGGGCGGTATTGCCCGCGAACTCATTCGGTTGTTGGAACCGTTTGGGGTCGACGTGACCGTTGTTCGTCGAAGCGATGGGGATGTGCCGGGGGCTGATCGCACGGTTCGCTTTGATGCTTTAGACGAACAGCTGCCGGAGGCGGATGTGGTCGTGCTTGCAGCGGCTGCTACGGAAGAGACCCGCGGCATGATCTCAGCTGCCAGGCTGAAGATGATGAAGTCGAGCGCGGTGCTGGTGAATATTGGTCGCGGCCCGCTGATTGATACTTCGGCGCTCGTCGCGGCACTTGACTCGGGCCAGATATATGGTGCTGGCCTGGATGTGACCGACCCCGAGCCGCTTCCGGATGACCATCCGCTGTGGCAGCATGAACGGTGCATCATCACTCCGCATACGGCGGACACCCCAGATATGGTCTTGCCGCTGATCAAGCAGCGCGTGCGTGACAATGTGCGAGCGTTCATGGATGACGGGCGTTTTGTCGGCATTGCGGACCCTCTTCGCGGATACTAG
- the recO gene encoding DNA repair protein RecO yields MPTYDDELVVLRSQPLGEADRIVTCIGKESGHVRAVARGVRRTSSKIGARLEPFNVVDAQLFTRATGKNRGLETVTQAVMVHPFSARIRERYLTYAAANVIAEVADTVVPAEPAPLQYALIVAALRDLSADRHAVELTTCAYVLRSLALAGWEPTFTECARCGEPGPHPFVSVALGGAICQACAASAGALLRTDVDTLRLCWALLVGNWRVADASESAAREATVRIVAAYAAYHLERPLRSFGLFDQIRRADPEGEQ; encoded by the coding sequence ATGCCCACCTACGATGATGAACTCGTGGTGCTTCGGAGCCAACCACTGGGCGAAGCCGACCGAATCGTCACCTGCATAGGGAAGGAAAGCGGACACGTACGAGCGGTTGCCCGCGGTGTACGACGCACAAGCTCCAAGATCGGGGCAAGGCTCGAGCCGTTCAATGTTGTTGACGCACAGCTATTTACCCGCGCTACCGGGAAGAACCGGGGACTGGAGACCGTCACACAGGCGGTCATGGTGCATCCCTTCTCCGCGCGCATCCGCGAACGATACCTGACCTATGCCGCGGCGAATGTGATCGCTGAGGTTGCGGACACCGTCGTACCTGCAGAGCCGGCACCGCTGCAGTATGCACTGATCGTCGCGGCACTGCGAGATCTAAGCGCCGACCGTCACGCGGTCGAACTAACGACCTGTGCCTATGTGTTGCGGTCGTTGGCGTTGGCAGGGTGGGAGCCGACGTTCACCGAGTGCGCGCGCTGCGGTGAACCAGGCCCCCATCCGTTTGTCTCGGTCGCTTTAGGTGGGGCAATCTGCCAGGCCTGTGCCGCAAGCGCGGGCGCGCTATTGCGGACGGATGTGGATACGCTTCGGCTGTGCTGGGCGCTGCTGGTCGGCAATTGGCGGGTGGCCGACGCCAGTGAGTCGGCAGCACGAGAGGCCACCGTGCGGATCGTGGCCGCCTATGCCGCGTATCATTTGGAGCGCCCACTGCGTTCATTTGGCCTGTTTGACCAGATCCGACGTGCGGATCCCGAGGGCGAGCAGTGA